TCATGAACGGAATTTCGGTGCGGTACAGACCAATCCCGACCTTGCCCGAATGCACGGCAGTTTCTATTTCTGCCGATAAGCCCGCGTTAACCAACAGGTCCATACTGCAACCGTCTTCGCTTTCACTGGGTTTATCCGCCTCCCGCTCGATGCGCTGGGCAAGCACCTGCTCTTCTTTGATGAGCTGGCTAAACTCCGCCTGAATTGCCTTTTCCGGCGAAACGATGACTTCACCCGCATAGCCGTCCAGCAAGATAGCCTTTTTCTCTAACAGCGTAGGTGACACATTCTGGCATCCCATTACCGCGGGAACGCCCATTGCGCGAGCAAGGATAGCTGCGTGAGAGTTATTCGAACCACGAATTGAAATGATCCCCGCCAGGAACTCCTTGGGGAATTCTGCCAGCATCGGAGCCGACACTTCTTCGGCTACCAGAATACTCGGCTCGGTAGGAAAACCACTGTTAACAACGTCTTTGTGACCGTTGATGATCTGTAATATGTTTACCAGTATGCGGTTGGATAAATCAACAATATCAATGGCCCGCTCCCGCATGTAGGGATCGTCCATCGCCTCAAAACGTGCAGCATAGGCCTCTACCACCAGCTTCAGTGATGACGCCGCGTCCCAGCCTTCACGTATTTTTGCTTCGACTTCACGCCCCAGGCTATTGGCATCAAGTAGCTGATGATAAAGCTGAAAAATTGCCCGGACGTCGTCAGGTACCTGACCCTCTAAACGCTGTGAAAGCACTTCAACATGGGCGCGCGTTTGTTCCACCCCCTTGCGGTAATACTCAATTTCCTGCTGGGTCTGATCTGACTCTTTTACAATCCAGGTGGCTAAGGTATACGCCGCATGGGGTGAGTAACCGACGCCCATTGCCAGACCCGGTGAACCCGGCACACCCCGGACGTTTTTCTGTAAATTCCCGACGTACATTCCAACCGACGGATTGAGTGCGCCACGGGTTTCCGCGTTGGATATTTCCAGAGCAATCTGTGCCGCGAGAGTCACCAAAAACGCTTCTTCATCTTCGCTGAATTTACGTTTTGCGCTTTGCTGCATGGTAATGACGCCCAGCACTTTACGCTGATGGATAATCGGCGTACCTAAAAAGGCGTGATAGTTTTCTTCTTTAACTTCGGGGTAATGTTTAAAACGGGGGTGGTTGGGCGCATCCTGGATATTAAGAGGTTCTTCCCGCTGACCAACTAAGCCTATCAGGCCCTCAGAAAAACCAATTTTAACCAACTCGACGGCGTCGGGGGCCAGGCCATCGGTTGCCTTTAACACAAACGCCTGCGCCGCGTAGTCGGCCAGATAAATCGAACAGGAGTCAACGCCCATGGTTTGCTTAACCCGTTCGGCCAGACGAAACAGCGCGTCGGTTAACCGGGGTATCTGGTTAACCTCCTGAACAATACTTTTTAAAACACTAAGAATACTGTTTTTACGAGCTGGTTCTGCCACCGGGAGCCACCCTTTACCCTCGCCGTCTGCGGCGATTTTGCTTGGAATGATTATGCTGATGTCGGGGCTGCGAAGTCATCACTGTGCCGGCAAACTCCTTCATAACCCGCCGATACACGTCACGCTTAAACGACACTACGTTTCTCACCGGGTACCAATAGCTTACCCAGCGCCAATCATCAAACTCAGGATGTCCTGAGTTTAATACATCTACATCTTTATCCTGGCAATCAAGCTGTAGTAAAAACCACTTTTGCTTTTGTCCTATGCAGACCGGATTGCTACCTTGCCTTATTAACCGCTTCGGCAGTTTGTATCGCACCCAATTGCGCGTCACACTTAAAATGCTTACATCCTTAGGCGTAAGACCTACTTCTTCGTGCAACTCTCGATACATAGCCTGCTCTACAGTTTCCCCTTCATCTATTCCGCCTTGGGGAAACTGCCATGAATGTTGGCCATAACGTCTTGCCCAAAATACTTGTCCGATTTTGTTGCAAATCACTATGCCCACATTCGCACGGAATCCATCGGTATCTATCACTCAGACTCCCGGGCACTCTATAATGTTCTGTGCTAGCATTCTTTCACAAACCTTTGTTCATTCAAAGTAAATATCACAAATGTTTAACGTAAAGGGTTTATAAGGGATAGAAGATTTGCAAGTACCCTCATCCGCTCCAGCCAATTTAGCCGAACTTGAACAACGCGCCCGTGCCATTGCCGGCCTCAGTCTTGGCGAACTCGCCGACATGGCCAATATTGCAACGCCCCGTGATTTTAAGCGCAATAAAGGTTGGAGTGGCCAGCTCATTGAGCTATGGCTGGGTGCCACGGCCGGCTCGAAGCCACAACAGGACTTCCCCGAACTGGGTGTTGAACTCAAGACCCTGCCAATTGACCAGCAGGCCAGGCCTTTAGAAACCACCTATGTGTGCATAGCCCCGCTACTGGCACCGCCCCTGACAAGTTGGCAAACCAGCAATGTAAAAAACAAACTGCAGTGTGTTTTATGGGTACCTATCGAAGGAGAACGACAAATTCCTGTTGCCGAACGACGACTGGCCACGCCCTTTTTATGGCAACCCAGTCCTCAGCAGGATGCCATGCTGGCCAGGGACTGGGAAGAGCTCACCGAACTCATTGCCTTAGGTAAAGTAGAGTCCATTACGGCCCGCCATGGGCATGCATTGCACATACGTCCTAAAGCGGCCAGCGGCAAGGTGCTCACCGATGCGATTGGGCCTGATGGTGGTCGCATAAAAACCCGTCCGCGAGGCTTTTATCTGCGCACACAATTTACCCAGCAGTTGTTAAACGCCTACTTTGACAGTCATTAACAGCGCTGACGTATCCCCGTTGTTGACCTGCATCAAACCCAAGCTATTCTGGCTTTGCATAAAAATTTAAGGGTGGTTAAATTAACCTCATACCCTACGCAGAACCAGAGGTGTTGCATGGCTTTATTGATTACTGACGACTGCATCAATTGTGATCTTTGCCCGCCAGAGTGTCCTAATCAAGCGATTAGCTCAGATGCCGGGATATACCAGATCGACGCTGCCAGATGCACCGAATGTGTGGGTCACTATGACCAACCCAGTTGCATGACCGTCTGTCCTGTAGAGTGTATAGAGCCGGATCCGGCACATCGGGAATCGCTGGATCAGTTAGCGGAAAAATACACCGCCATGTATAGCTAAAGCGCCACGGCAACCATGGCGGGTAATGGAGACAAACCGCGGGCGTTAAAGACAAGCATAGCACTGCACGCTAATCTTTATCCCCCAGTTGCCGTTACCAGTATATTTCGCCGCTTAGTGCAACCTGTCGGCTACGCTCCATAACAGCCAGCAAGCTGTGGGTTTTTTCGTGTACCCACTCCAACAGTTCCTGCTGCTCAGCCAGTTCGGCATCAAAAATAGATTTTTTGAGCAGGAGCAAGGCATTGAGCTCGTCAATACCAGTAAGAATATCTAACCAGGGCGCGCGAAAATGGCCCCGGCTGTCTTCAAATAGATCGGCCAGCAAAAAGCCGTTAAACAGGGTTTGCCGTAACAGCATTTCAACCGATGTATAGTTAGATGCATACATGCGGCGCTTGATTGGCATGGTTTGTTGTATGGTTTGCCAGCCTTGTGAGAGCCAGCCCTTGGCATGGTCCATCAAAGGTAGGTCATAATCCTGCGCCGAATTACGCCAGGGCTTCTCTTGTAACAACCGCGCAATATCAAGCTTTAACACCGATGGTTGTGACTGAAACAATCGGGTTGCCGGATCGTGGGCCTGCACTAAACCGGCCTGTCGTCCCTGCAGATAACTGAGCAGGGCCGGATACCGGGATAACTTTTTATTGAACAGGCTCTTTTTTGACAGTAACAAACGCAGGCTTTGCAGATCATCCTGCCATAGCCAGTTATCAGCGTAGGCCAGCAGGTTTTTATGTAAGCGCAATAATTCCGGACACTGCAGCACCGGCAAATACAACGACACGGTTTGCAGTAACATATGCACAGCCCTGGCGATTTCGGTGAGCATTTTAGTTGCGCCGGTTTCAAAATAACGGTGTTCATGCACTTGCCAGTGCTGCAGACCGCACTCCATCGCACGGCAGAATGCAGCTTCGGTTGTGATGGTCTCGTCCAGAGGCAAAAAGTCAGGCAGTGATTGCACCTTATTACTGACACCGTGCAGGAGCTGGTAACCCTGAGCCGCCTTAGAGGTATCACTCAGGCGCACCGGCAGTGATACGGCAAGCTCACCGGCCAAATCAAATAATCGGCCTAGTTCACCTTGTTTTAACTCTAATTCTATTTCGCACAGCGGCGCTTCGTTAGGCGGCGCAATTACACTGCCGCTATCAAAGACCAATTCGATTTCGGCATCATCATAGCGAATATCAAACACCGAGCGGGTAAAGTGAGTACCAAATTGTTTTTCCAACTGATCATTCAGCTGCTGAGCATTGGTTCCTTTCGGCCAGTTTACCTCACTGAATAAGGTCAGATCAGGGGTATCGTCAGTTAAGTCGACATTGTATTCCAACCTTTTATGCAAACCACCACTGACCTGCCCCTGGGTCTTAACCGTTTGCTCATAGCTGCCATTTTCGCCTCGCACACGCATGCCGATTTTATGTTGCTGAAACAAATGGTCGGCGGTGTCGTAGTAATCATTCAGAAGTTCTATCTGGCCTTTGTCTGCAACAGTGACACTTTGTTGGGTTAATGCAGGGAATATTGTTTTCTTTAGCGTGGGGAGCGGATCCTCACGCAGGACAAATTTAATTTCGGTTTCCGACATGGGAAAATTGATGCTCATCAGCAAATGCAGGACATGGCTGGTACATTACCTGCCACGTAATCTTTTAGCAATACTTACAGTTATCGCTATCCTACCCTTGCCTTTAGGCTGATCAGCCCCTAACATCAGGGAATATTTTCATGACGTTGAGAAAAACATGCGTTTGCTAACTCTTCTTTTTGGTCTGATAGTGTCTGCTTCGCCGGTTATGGCTCAGGACTCATCAACCACCAACATGCTCGACAGCGAGCACTACATTGCCGATGATTTATTCATTTTTATTCATTCGGGCCCGAGTCGTAATTATCGGATATTAGGCTCAATCGAAGCTGGCGAACCGGTAACCGTTCTGGAAACGGACAGTGAGAATGAATTCACAAAAATCAACGACGCTGACGGTCGCGAGGGGTGGGTAGAAAGCCAGTACATCATCGATACTATTTCCCGTCGTGCGCAATTGCCGCAACTGAGCCAGCGACTGGCAGACAGCAGTGCACAACTGGATCGTATGCAGACACGCAATACCGCCATCGCACAAGATTTGGCTGGTGCACGACAACAAATTGCTGAGCTGGAAGCGGAGCTGGCAAATTCCCGCCAAACCATTGCAGGTCTGGAGGGACAGATCAGCAAACAAGATGATATAGAGCGCTATCGAATGTTTAGCTACGGCGGCATTGTGGCGGGAGCGGGATTATTGATTGGCATTCTGGTTACGTTTATTCCCAAACGGCGTCGCCGCAATGACTCCTGGATGTAACATAAGCTAAGCGCGGTATTCTACCGGCTGTGATTTAACAACGACTGAAACGCAATATAAAAAGGGCGCCTGATGAGGCGCCCTTTTAGTTTTTATGAGAGTTACCCAACCAATCAGTCGTCTTCGTCTACCAATGTCATCAGAGACGTATTACCCCCTGATGCGGTGGTATCTACGCTAATGGTTTTCTCAGTAATGAGTCGCTGAATAAGCTTATCGTTATACTCGGCGGTAATCACCGGCAGTATCGCGCCCTCACGCTCAGCCAGCATTGCTGCTATCTGGGCAGTACGTTCGGTACCACTGTCAACCACGACGCCAGCAAGCTTTTCTTCCATCAATAGCGCGCTCATGTGACTGAGTTTCGCTACCTGGAATACCGCATCCGGCGCA
The genomic region above belongs to Alteromonas gilva and contains:
- the ptsP gene encoding phosphoenolpyruvate--protein phosphotransferase, whose protein sequence is MLSVLKSIVQEVNQIPRLTDALFRLAERVKQTMGVDSCSIYLADYAAQAFVLKATDGLAPDAVELVKIGFSEGLIGLVGQREEPLNIQDAPNHPRFKHYPEVKEENYHAFLGTPIIHQRKVLGVITMQQSAKRKFSEDEEAFLVTLAAQIALEISNAETRGALNPSVGMYVGNLQKNVRGVPGSPGLAMGVGYSPHAAYTLATWIVKESDQTQQEIEYYRKGVEQTRAHVEVLSQRLEGQVPDDVRAIFQLYHQLLDANSLGREVEAKIREGWDAASSLKLVVEAYAARFEAMDDPYMRERAIDIVDLSNRILVNILQIINGHKDVVNSGFPTEPSILVAEEVSAPMLAEFPKEFLAGIISIRGSNNSHAAILARAMGVPAVMGCQNVSPTLLEKKAILLDGYAGEVIVSPEKAIQAEFSQLIKEEQVLAQRIEREADKPSESEDGCSMDLLVNAGLSAEIETAVHSGKVGIGLYRTEIPFMMRERFPSESEQVELYRNVLLAAPQREIVMRTLDVGGDKPLPYFPITEENPFLGWRGIRLTLDHPEIFLVQVRAMLRASIGLKNLSIMLPMISSVGEVNEARRLVEQAFFEVEEEAQIKGEQLHRPRLGIMLEVPSVLYQLPQLASKVDFFSVGSNDLTQYLLAVDRNNTRVASLYNSYHPAVLSALYDIAKQSAEQNIPVSICGEIAGEPGGAILLMGMGYRKLSMNAFNLRKINWVIRNVKLCESQALLKSALSSDSYEEVFHHINQYLEVKGLGGLVRAGS
- the rppH gene encoding RNA pyrophosphohydrolase, which codes for MIDTDGFRANVGIVICNKIGQVFWARRYGQHSWQFPQGGIDEGETVEQAMYRELHEEVGLTPKDVSILSVTRNWVRYKLPKRLIRQGSNPVCIGQKQKWFLLQLDCQDKDVDVLNSGHPEFDDWRWVSYWYPVRNVVSFKRDVYRRVMKEFAGTVMTSQPRHQHNHSKQNRRRRRG
- the mutH gene encoding DNA mismatch repair endonuclease MutH — translated: MQVPSSAPANLAELEQRARAIAGLSLGELADMANIATPRDFKRNKGWSGQLIELWLGATAGSKPQQDFPELGVELKTLPIDQQARPLETTYVCIAPLLAPPLTSWQTSNVKNKLQCVLWVPIEGERQIPVAERRLATPFLWQPSPQQDAMLARDWEELTELIALGKVESITARHGHALHIRPKAASGKVLTDAIGPDGGRIKTRPRGFYLRTQFTQQLLNAYFDSH
- a CDS encoding YfhL family 4Fe-4S dicluster ferredoxin, whose product is MALLITDDCINCDLCPPECPNQAISSDAGIYQIDAARCTECVGHYDQPSCMTVCPVECIEPDPAHRESLDQLAEKYTAMYS
- a CDS encoding CYTH domain-containing protein, which gives rise to MSINFPMSETEIKFVLREDPLPTLKKTIFPALTQQSVTVADKGQIELLNDYYDTADHLFQQHKIGMRVRGENGSYEQTVKTQGQVSGGLHKRLEYNVDLTDDTPDLTLFSEVNWPKGTNAQQLNDQLEKQFGTHFTRSVFDIRYDDAEIELVFDSGSVIAPPNEAPLCEIELELKQGELGRLFDLAGELAVSLPVRLSDTSKAAQGYQLLHGVSNKVQSLPDFLPLDETITTEAAFCRAMECGLQHWQVHEHRYFETGATKMLTEIARAVHMLLQTVSLYLPVLQCPELLRLHKNLLAYADNWLWQDDLQSLRLLLSKKSLFNKKLSRYPALLSYLQGRQAGLVQAHDPATRLFQSQPSVLKLDIARLLQEKPWRNSAQDYDLPLMDHAKGWLSQGWQTIQQTMPIKRRMYASNYTSVEMLLRQTLFNGFLLADLFEDSRGHFRAPWLDILTGIDELNALLLLKKSIFDAELAEQQELLEWVHEKTHSLLAVMERSRQVALSGEIYW
- a CDS encoding TIGR04211 family SH3 domain-containing protein, with protein sequence MRLLTLLFGLIVSASPVMAQDSSTTNMLDSEHYIADDLFIFIHSGPSRNYRILGSIEAGEPVTVLETDSENEFTKINDADGREGWVESQYIIDTISRRAQLPQLSQRLADSSAQLDRMQTRNTAIAQDLAGARQQIAELEAELANSRQTIAGLEGQISKQDDIERYRMFSYGGIVAGAGLLIGILVTFIPKRRRRNDSWM